taaaatattaaaaatgtattctttattatacatttaattataatgtgcaattttataatttggATAAGATtgtgtacatatatacataatttaatattttttgtaatattaattttaaggaggaaacaaaaatatatttttcaatatattatatattttgtatatattttgatgttattttaattatgacaattttgtttttcaaaatatataaaatcaatatttaccactatatatatatatatatatatattatttaaaatatatgagATGTACTATtttatgttaaaaaaaaaaaaagtacttgaaaaaataatatataaaaataaatacatatgtTAAATTGAGATATATtcaataattataatactTTAATGAATTCTTTAGTTAtaacgaaaaaaaaaaaaaaaatatgaatattaaCACTTTAATAGAGTAgttcttttaaaaaatcgctaatttaaaaaattggattgaaatatatatgagtattttaaaaatattatatataaatatatatgtataatgaggtataataaaaaaaatgcatgcatatattattttgtatctttatacacattttgtaaaaaaaaaaaaaataaataaatgcTTTAATATCGCATACTTTTTGAGAACGTTTTATGCCATATaatgtataattattaaaatttataatagttaaaaaaataattgctttatttgtttttaataGTATAATTGAATTTATTATTCgcaattttatttaaataaataaataaataaatatatatatatatatatatataaatagtgccttttttattttattatattttttattcgtttatttatttcgtatatttcaataaattataaaaataatataaatataaatatttatatatatataatatagattttctgtttatattcatttatattttctttttttttaatatattttaatatataagtatCATTATTTGTGATAATTTcattcattatatattaatcaaaaatataataaagttTTTAATATGAGGAATAAcgaaaaatataatatattttccatGTATAATGCTGATGAGAATCAAAAGGGAAAAGTACATTATATCTCATTTAAATATCTGTGTTTGTGTTTATACATAATTGGATTTTATTGTTTGCTTCTATGTGTAAGTTAATAATAGATATTTATTTAGTGTTAATTATCGtgttttataaattaatttaatataaaatatattgtattaaatgcatatatgttatataatatatatattttgtgtattattatttttttttaatatagaAATCATTAGGAAACTGCAGCTTTGGAATTGCTAATATTAGCAATGTATATGAACGCAATTTAAGTGAGGTAgaagaatataattattgGCCACAAAGGAAAagttatttaaaatataaaaaggaagatgtaaataaaataaaaagtaatttaaataagagaaaatataatgaacaAATCATAGAGAAATATGAAAACATTATTAATAAGAATCTTTGTAATATTCATAtggaatataaaaatagtagttataaaaaaaatatggattataaaaacatgTCAAAGAATTTAACAGAAAAGGAATTGCGTGATGGTTTAAATTCATTAGAAGGTTGTCCATCAAAAGAAGATCTTAGAATTATATGGGCTCATATACTTGGTGTTGTAAAGGGAGGATTGGATGATGTATTGAATATGTTAAAGGGATcaatacaaaaatatttagaTAATGATATTTATGTTGGTAAGTATGATCGTggtaaaaatatatatttatatgagCGTATGTGGGATGAATGTTATTCGAGATTTTATGAAACAATAGTAACTGAAGAGCTAAAATACAGTAAAAAATTTTTCAGTTTAATTAATGGTAAAAATACACTTGATGacatattaaattttatttattcgTTCCTAGaatatattgaaatattaaaaaatgaattacATGGAAAATATCAAAAAGAACTCTCAGAAAAAATTTCAAAAATCTcgaataaaaaaaaataatttcttatAAACATTACAagaaatgtatatatatttttaattatattatacctaaaatatttataggaagtgtttttaaaatgtgTTGAATTgtacaaaaataattatttttcatatatacatatatgtatataattttaattttttagcctaatatacaaaattaGATAGATATATGTTAGTTCATCCTTCATGTGTATGTTTGcataaaatttattaaatatatatattttaattttaaggaaaattattaaattaatcATACAAAAGTACgtgtttatatttttgttaaataCGTTTGAATTAGATGTGTGTGTGTtcgtatatatatatatatatatatatatatatatacatatatatgtcgtatttattatttatataaaatattacattaaaatatacacatataacTATTTAAagtatttattattattataataattatattatgtacaAGACAGATGCTATATAGAACTCTTACACAAAGCTTTTTTAATaagtatataatttttttttatagttaatatgatatacacttaaacatatttatgttttatacattatatatatatatatatatattaattagCATAGGTATTTTACATAGCTTTGAACAATTTATTATTCCTTtgtgtaaatatatattagtaCTTTTagtttttaaataattccaaatatatttatgagTACTTCCTTGTTATCTTGTTATAAggttttattttatttgattaaatatatatatgatttatatttttttttttatttttttacattatgtagtgtttttttttggtgttttgaaaaaagaatttttattattgctttaaatataaattttattctATATTAAATAGAATTTTTAgagaat
Above is a genomic segment from Plasmodium reichenowi strain SY57 chromosome Unknown, whole genome shotgun sequence containing:
- a CDS encoding exported protein (PHISTa); the protein is MRNNEKYNIFSMYNADENQKGKVHYISFKYLCLCLYIIGFYCLLLCKSLGNCSFGIANISNVYERNLSEVEEYNYWPQRKSYLKYKKEDVNKIKSNLNKRKYNEQIIEKYENIINKNLCNIHMEYKNSSYKKNMDYKNMSKNLTEKELRDGLNSLEGCPSKEDLRIIWAHILGVVKGGLDDVLNMLKGSIQKYLDNDIYVGKYDRGKNIYLYERMWDECYSRFYETIVTEELKYSKKFFSLINGKNTLDDILNFIYSFLEYIEILKNELHGKYQKELSEKISKISNKKK